The Chanos chanos chromosome 6, fChaCha1.1, whole genome shotgun sequence genome includes a region encoding these proteins:
- the LOC115814430 gene encoding galectin-9-like has translation MAFYQQQPFYNPKIPFTGSIQGGLQNGKSIIVSGRVLPGANRFHVNLQCGSRSGADVALHFNPRYDSSSPYVVTNTYQGSKWGSEERTYQAPIPAGSPFTLMILAELNSYKISLNGAHLMEYRHRLPFTMVDTIFVDGMVEVNSIAFQNPPAYFPPQPGFPTPIPAQPAYVAPAYGAPPVLTIPYKTIISGGLYMGKNITINGMVNPDAKRFTFNLRCGNDIALHYNPRFDENVVVRNSHLRGSWGSEERTGSLPFYKGQPFMVTISCNPHHYNIFVNGNQVHTYSHRVTNLHEITVLEVDGHVTLTSVVV, from the exons ATGGCATTTTACCAGCAACAGCCGTTTTATAATCCG AAAATCCCATTCACCGGCAGTATCCAAGGAGGCCTGCAGAACGGGAAATCCATCATAGTGAGTGGCCGGGTCTTACCTGGAGCCAACAG GTTTCATGTGAACCTACAGTGTGGTTCGAGGTCAGGAGCGGACGTCGCCCTCCACTTTAACCCTCGCTATGACAGCAGTTCTCCGTATGTGGTCACCAACACTTATCAGGGCTCCAAGTGGGGATCTGAAGAGCGGACGTACCAGGCTCCAATTCCTGCCGGTTCCCCTTTCACCCTCATGATCCTTGCTGAGCTGAACTCTTACAAG ATCAGCTTAAATGGAGCTCACCTCATGGAGTACCGCCACCGTTTACCCTTCACTATGGTAGACACAATCTTTGTGGATGGCATGGTGGAAGTGAACTCCATCGCCTTCCAAAACCCTCCA GCCTACTTTCCACCGCAACCAGGATTTCCA ACTCCCATCCCCGCCCAGCCAGCCTATGTG gcCCCTGCGTATGGTGCTCCTCCTGTGCTT ACAATTCCATATAAAACGATTATCTCGGGAGGACTGTACATGGGCAAGAACATCACTATCAATGGCATGGTAAACCCCGATGCTAAAAG ATTTACATTTAACCTTCGCTGTGGCAATGACATAGCCCTGCATTACAACCCACGATTCGACGAGAACGTGGTGGTGCGTAACAGCCATCTGAGAGGCAGCTGGGGCTCAGAAGAGCGAACAGGAAGTCTGCCTTTTTACAAAGGACAACCCTTCATG GTGACCATCTCTTGCAATCCCCATCATTACAACATATTTGTCAATGGGAACCAAGTGCACACTTACAGCCACCGTGTCACCAATCTGCATGAGATCACAGTCCTGGAGGTCGACGGCCATGTCACCCTGACTTCTGTTGTGGTTTAA